GCGGGTTGGCTTTCAGCCGAGAGAACGGACAATTCGTAAAGCACCAAATCTGCTTGAGACCCTCTTTGAATTGCTTCCAGAAAACTAGGCCCAGTCTGTGTGTTGTTTAGTCGCGGCAATGAGTACGCTACCAACGGCGTCTAGTTACGAACCGCCGTTGCAGATTCCGATGTAACTACGTATGGCCGTACGCTTGTCGCTTGAGGCCCGACAGTGCCAGTGCAGGTTCAATTTGAGCTCAACCCCGGACCCCAGATCCAAATTCACCGCCATTGCCGTTTCCCACTCTGTATCCGTAGTACTGCGGTAGAAGCGGCTGGCCGCGTGCAAAAACGCACGGTAATTGTCAAAATTGTCTTTTGTCGATCCTTACCGCACATGGTGTCAGTGTCCTGTCAAGCACCCCGGCAAAGACTCTTCAACCCTTGCAAGCGAGAGAGACTAAGTTATGAAGCCCCTCACAACTACGGGGCAGTCGCGAACCCTGATTCATTTGTGCAAAATCCCATTATCTCAGCACTTCCCTTCCGGATGGAGACGTCCTCCTTCTTGCCTCTTTTCAGTTCGGACATGACTTGTCTTTTCAGGCAGCCAAGTCCTGGCCTCGTGGCGTCGGCGTGGGTCCGGCAGGAAGTTCGTTGGATGAGCTTCTCTCGACATCCGACGCTCCGAAACTTGCGTTGCCAAGAATTCGACAACAGGTCGGGGGTTGAGAACTAGACCAATCGTGCCCCATGGCGATCTATCGACTTGATGAAAGAGAGTTTTGGCGGCGGTTTCTGGACTCTTAAGGGCCGGCTTGCTGTCACCTATTTCAGTCAATTAGCCGGTTTTTGTTCCTTGACCTGCCTGTGGGATAATTACAATAGAGCGTCTACCACCAAATTTTGGGCATCAATCCAGCCGGGATATCACACAGCCGCTACGGGAACGAGCCGACAGCCTGCTCCGCGGGTTGGGTGGCGTCGGCGCCGGTGCAGGCACAGCCGCACAGGTGATGATACTTGCTGGTGCACTGAGAACACTCGGAGGCAAGATCATCGGCCTTTGACTCGCACGACTCGCCTGAAAGTTCGGCGCGTCCAAAGACACCCACTTTCCGCAAGCCTAGAAGACTTTGGTTCAGCTGAAAGAAAAGCTTGGTCACTTGGCTGCTCTCTTCGCAGCCACCGGTGTGACTGCGTTCGTCCTGTTTCCAGGAGTCCACAGATCGATTCCTGGATGGTTCCGTATCGCATAAGGATGTTCATTGAGAGATTCCATATGCGTGTTAGTCGTCTTAGAGGCTGAAGCTACCACTCTGGGAAGGTCACAGCACCAAGCACAAGCCATGAGGTAGACCAAGTGATTCTTGTTCGCAATAGAAATTGTATCCAAGAACTTTCCGATCTCTCTGGTTTCCAGTGGTAGGCCAAACATTACTGCGATCTATGTTAGTGAAACACTGTAGTTCTGAAGAGACGTTACCTCATCCCTCACCTAGTAGGTCTGTCATATGGTCGTCGAAACTCGCTGCGTCCCTTAGAGAAGAACGACCCGCCTGAGATTAGATTTTCTTGTTTCTCGAATTCTCGGGTTTGCTTCTTTCCCCGGTTCTGGGGCATAGTTCAACTGGGTTACTTGTAGATACGCCAAAGCCATCTGGTTCTAGCAATGATACGTATCATGCAGAAAGGTGAAATTAGGGTGCGAATTCCCGCTATAAGATGTTCCGATCTATAGAAAATGTATTGATTGcgactattacttagcttatagaTTTCCGACATGACCGAATAGTGTTGACATGACGTGGCATACCTAACGCGCACAACTCAGCCATACTTAGGTAGACCGGCGTGCTTAGCAACATGAAGTGGCCTTAGAACACAAGATCGAGAAATGAAAATAGTCTTTCTCATAGTTTGAGGTACCTATGGTGCAATGAACAGTACTGACATCTACTCGAAGACTGAGAACAATATGTCTGACCTTAATTGCCGCCATCGCGAGCTAAAATGCCCTCAGAAACTGACGACAGTACTCAGCCAATGCCAATTACTATTCCCTTCTCCGTGAATTGATAGAAAGCACAATTAGGTATAGATGGATAACATTGGTTCTGTTTCGCTCGTGGCATCTACCCGGTTAATGGCGATGATTATCAAGCAAGCATGACGCGTTAAAGCAGCTTATAAATTTTACCACCGCAGCCTATGTGATAAGACTATTGATTTTACATTTTGTTTTGCTAAGATAACCAATCCATGCCTTTGCGGCTTTTGTGCAGTCCGGGTGCCAATGTATGAATCATCGAGGATATCAAGAACAAGTAATAATCTCTGGTTGCCCCTTAAAGCTTGGTCGGGAGACGACCGGACTGCTGTGCAGTCCAAGTCGCGATGAGATCCATCAACGCAGGCGACAAGGCGTCATATGTCTCCAAGCCAACAGACTTGAACTTGCTGCGGACTTCATCGATGCCCTTGGGGTGGAAGCCTTGCTCAATGATTGAGGAAACAAAGGCGGCGAACTGGGGCTCCTGCCATCCCTTCTCATCCGAGAGTTCAGCGTGCACAAAGTCCAGACCCTTGAAGGGGTGTGCCTTTTCGATACGTCCGAATAGGTGAACCCCGCACTCCTTGCATGCGTTCCGGAGAATGACTGCCGAGTCGTCGACAACGTGCAGCTTGCTTTCGTTGGCAGCGACCTTAAGTTGGTCTCTTGAAATAACACCGACAACTGAGAAAAGGGCGCCAGCGGGCTTCCAGCACTTTGAGCATCCGCATGCGTGGTTGTGAGCAACGTTGCCTCCGAGTGTGACTTCCACGGGGTTACTCTTGCAATGGCAACGGAGCTTTCCACCGGCGAAGTTGGGATCTCCCTTGGTGAGACCGTTGTCGATCAATGGGTGAAGAGAAGGGGCCATGGTAGATTGGACTGGA
The DNA window shown above is from Colletotrichum lupini chromosome 7, complete sequence and carries:
- a CDS encoding S-(hydroxymethyl)glutathione synthase; the protein is MAPSLHPLIDNGLTKGDPNFAGGKLRCHCKSNPVEVTLGGNVAHNHACGCSKCWKPAGALFSVVGVISRDQLKVAANESKLHVVDDSAVILRNACKECGVHLFGRIEKAHPFKGLDFVHAELSDEKGWQEPQFAAFVSSIIEQGFHPKGIDEVRSKFKSVGLETYDALSPALMDLIATWTAQQSGRLPTKL